One window from the genome of Burkholderia sp. FERM BP-3421 encodes:
- a CDS encoding autoinducer binding domain-containing protein, with protein sequence MIQSLVHDDLPSDTVRSLPVPLSRGRVVISLRGRDRAGFLLERRRTFANGTVAIQRMAAAPTDDVEAFISNETQIPAPRQRYAYLLDALTGAAAPPRADGVPAILDCQNEIDLLHRLRIECARSHARQSLFHVFLIDNDDANIRLHDVLITGSASAGWSQRYSNNGWFQTDPVFQQARRHNYQPVGASQLRGLAREHWFHQLGIIPDLGSSVFFLTRHENAVAVLHVATAAPDCAEEAMLLQFRHAFNALAADTLVRYLALRRAESSSKARFEAIEEQLLSLLAHGFKTPEIEQRLNITHSTFRDVCRSINHKLGTHDIRLSVKAARNLGLVRPLYDY encoded by the coding sequence ATGATCCAGTCCCTGGTTCACGACGACCTGCCGAGCGACACCGTGCGCTCGCTCCCGGTGCCGCTGTCGCGCGGGCGCGTCGTGATCAGCCTGCGCGGCCGCGACCGCGCGGGCTTCCTGCTCGAGCGGCGGCGAACCTTCGCGAACGGGACCGTGGCGATCCAGCGCATGGCCGCCGCGCCGACGGACGACGTCGAGGCGTTCATCAGCAACGAAACCCAGATTCCCGCGCCGCGCCAGCGCTACGCCTACCTGCTCGACGCGCTCACGGGCGCCGCCGCGCCGCCGCGCGCCGATGGCGTGCCCGCGATCCTCGACTGCCAGAACGAAATCGACCTGCTGCATCGCCTGCGGATCGAATGCGCGCGCAGCCATGCGCGGCAATCGCTGTTCCACGTGTTCCTGATCGACAACGACGACGCCAACATCCGGCTTCACGACGTCCTGATCACGGGCAGCGCCAGCGCGGGCTGGTCGCAGCGCTATTCGAACAACGGCTGGTTCCAGACCGACCCGGTGTTCCAGCAGGCGCGCCGGCACAACTACCAGCCGGTGGGCGCGTCGCAGCTGCGCGGCCTCGCGCGCGAGCACTGGTTCCATCAGCTGGGGATCATTCCGGATCTGGGCAGCAGTGTGTTCTTCCTGACGCGGCACGAGAACGCGGTCGCGGTGCTGCACGTCGCGACGGCCGCGCCGGACTGCGCGGAGGAGGCCATGCTGCTCCAGTTCCGGCATGCCTTCAATGCCCTCGCGGCCGATACGCTCGTCCGCTACCTGGCCTTGCGCCGCGCCGAATCGTCGTCGAAGGCGCGCTTCGAGGCCATCGAGGAACAACTGCTGTCGCTGCTTGCGCACGGCTTCAAAACGCCCGAAATCGAACAGCGGCTGAATATTACCCATTCGACCTTTCGTGACGTCTGCCGCTCGATCAATCACAAGCTCGGCACCCACGACATTCGGCTCAGCGTCAAGGCCGCACGCAATCTGGGCCTGGTCCGGCCACTGTACGACTATTAG
- the dctP gene encoding TRAP transporter substrate-binding protein DctP translates to MKPTMLGMIAMLWGSLAGVAADCAAAGVSASPRWDVVTSYPEDTVSGQAAADFARRMNGAGETGEAVAPRFNDKSALAALLAETTSVPFGLLFASDIAKDEAVLGLSARPYEVNSIDEARELACIAAPAYRAALAHHKLALLAIIAWPPTGLWSRAEIPAATRFSGMRIRTYDQTSARIMRTLGAEVVSMPIQDALALLKTGSLDAIMSSGDGAAGRSYGEVMRNFTAIRYAYPVSFLVARQDFLDTLSEDQRAAIFEAGMKTELHAWAQLPERTNRNYAAMANMGVQVHDPVASSVLSAIHDAARADTQTRPSTDQQTGPLLAQFHEWQSADAARCLKQPYREAAR, encoded by the coding sequence ATGAAACCAACAATGCTCGGGATGATCGCGATGCTGTGGGGAAGCCTCGCCGGAGTGGCCGCGGACTGCGCGGCAGCAGGCGTGAGCGCATCGCCGCGCTGGGACGTCGTGACGTCCTACCCCGAGGACACCGTATCCGGACAGGCGGCCGCGGATTTCGCGCGCCGCATGAACGGCGCGGGCGAGACGGGCGAAGCGGTGGCGCCGCGCTTCAACGACAAATCCGCGTTGGCCGCGCTGCTGGCGGAGACGACGAGCGTGCCGTTCGGCTTGCTGTTCGCCAGCGATATCGCCAAGGACGAGGCGGTGCTCGGCTTGTCCGCGCGCCCCTACGAGGTCAATTCCATCGACGAGGCGCGCGAGCTGGCATGCATTGCCGCGCCCGCGTACCGGGCCGCGCTCGCGCATCACAAGCTCGCGCTGCTCGCGATCATCGCGTGGCCGCCGACGGGGCTGTGGTCGCGGGCCGAGATTCCGGCCGCGACGCGTTTCTCCGGGATGCGCATCCGCACCTACGACCAGACCTCGGCGCGCATCATGCGCACGCTGGGCGCGGAAGTCGTGTCGATGCCGATCCAGGACGCGTTGGCCCTGCTCAAGACCGGCAGCCTCGACGCGATCATGTCGTCGGGCGACGGCGCGGCGGGGCGCAGCTACGGCGAGGTGATGCGCAACTTCACCGCGATCCGCTATGCGTATCCGGTGTCGTTCCTGGTGGCGCGGCAGGATTTCCTCGATACGCTGTCCGAGGACCAGCGCGCGGCGATCTTCGAGGCGGGCATGAAGACCGAATTGCACGCCTGGGCGCAGCTGCCCGAGCGGACCAACCGCAATTACGCGGCCATGGCGAACATGGGCGTGCAGGTTCACGACCCGGTCGCGTCGTCCGTGCTGAGCGCGATTCACGACGCCGCGCGGGCCGACACGCAAACCCGCCCGTCGACGGACCAGCAGACGGGGCCCTTGCTCGCGCAGTTTCACGAATGGCAGTCGGCCGATGCCGCGCGTTGCTTGAAGCAGCCTTACCGGGAAGCGGCGCGATGA
- a CDS encoding bifunctional diguanylate cyclase/phosphodiesterase: MTLSIVVVFVALCVLLFDLVGRALQDAKHEVDAAAVTKATLVARSYASYLAERTSTSDILSRTVAFEFRSSHGTLDLNYLVQEGLVLPSDETLLTLVNAQGLVTQSWPTPPKRDVYLSDREHFIVQKNAHDDNLFIGAPVLGRVSRAKTIQFTRRLSLREQVFDGIVVVSQPPQYFTASFANHANLGNDGEILVFRSDGSLLVRGRSDGSVSTDGLPLGMYPSEEGGVSPQRDPIDGQRRLFVRQPVPGYSLIAVVALSEADIYANYARQTASYWAWTFVVVIALVLVAALAMFNARRVLYDRARNKQLAETDLLTGLGNRRAIEVLLAQLPEADAAQSISLILIDVTDFGAINRRYGDDGGDNFLAAFATRIRAVAQDSDLIARLKGDQFAILFAGPEPHARALYCLRTITDAFNQQPILFHGHTHRVTMSIGFASASVEAARTGDLQARAELALQLAKRETAATHGTRYKAFAQSMLDSQDEARELEFDLDNAVRQREGIEAACAPVVCPASGASCGVWVTPVWRRDGLPDVRADAFMPVAEKQGLAVFVWMQTIEAALAAVASVPRPTTLYLRLPALVLTDPTFSIEVFTGASPAASFLIAVSGVEQLPVRDGLRDVVAQLRAHAIRVLLAFDPADGVPTSETEIDGLLVEGAGVAALPASELACGVAAGIFDAGARLGWRLVVGGVATREQFEWLAAWPALEVFGPFVDRRPDLQPVLAGPGAA, encoded by the coding sequence GTGACCCTCTCGATCGTCGTGGTGTTCGTGGCGCTGTGCGTGCTGCTGTTCGACCTGGTCGGCCGGGCCCTGCAGGACGCGAAGCACGAGGTGGATGCGGCCGCCGTCACCAAGGCCACGCTCGTCGCGCGCTCCTACGCATCCTATCTGGCCGAGCGCACGTCGACGTCCGACATCCTGAGCCGCACGGTGGCGTTCGAATTCCGCTCGAGTCACGGCACGCTGGACCTGAACTATCTGGTGCAGGAAGGACTCGTGCTGCCGTCCGACGAGACGCTGCTCACGCTCGTGAACGCGCAGGGCCTCGTCACGCAATCGTGGCCGACGCCGCCGAAGCGCGATGTCTACCTCTCCGATCGCGAGCATTTCATCGTGCAGAAGAACGCGCACGACGACAATCTGTTCATCGGCGCCCCGGTGCTCGGCCGGGTGTCGCGGGCCAAGACGATCCAGTTCACGCGGCGCCTGTCGCTGCGCGAGCAGGTCTTCGACGGCATCGTCGTGGTGTCGCAGCCGCCGCAATATTTCACGGCCAGCTTCGCGAACCACGCCAATCTCGGCAACGACGGCGAGATCCTGGTGTTCCGCTCGGACGGCTCGCTGCTCGTGCGCGGGCGTTCGGACGGCAGCGTGTCCACCGACGGGCTGCCGCTCGGCATGTATCCGAGCGAGGAAGGCGGGGTGAGCCCGCAGCGCGATCCGATCGACGGCCAGCGCCGGCTGTTCGTGCGACAACCGGTGCCGGGCTATTCGCTGATCGCGGTGGTGGCGCTCTCGGAAGCCGACATCTACGCGAACTACGCGCGTCAGACCGCTTCCTACTGGGCCTGGACCTTCGTCGTGGTGATCGCGCTCGTCCTCGTGGCGGCGCTGGCCATGTTCAACGCGCGGCGCGTGCTGTACGACCGGGCCCGCAACAAGCAGCTCGCCGAAACCGACCTGCTCACCGGGCTCGGCAACCGGCGCGCGATCGAGGTGTTGCTCGCCCAGCTGCCCGAGGCCGACGCGGCCCAGTCGATTTCGCTGATCCTGATCGACGTGACCGATTTCGGGGCGATCAACCGGCGCTACGGCGACGATGGCGGCGACAACTTCCTGGCGGCATTCGCCACCCGCATCCGCGCGGTCGCCCAGGATTCCGACCTGATCGCCCGGCTCAAGGGCGACCAGTTCGCCATCCTGTTCGCGGGCCCCGAGCCGCATGCGCGCGCGCTCTACTGCCTGAGAACGATCACGGACGCGTTCAACCAGCAGCCGATCCTGTTCCACGGCCATACGCATCGGGTGACGATGAGCATCGGGTTTGCGTCGGCGTCCGTGGAGGCCGCGCGCACGGGCGACCTGCAGGCCCGGGCGGAACTGGCGCTGCAGCTTGCCAAGCGCGAGACGGCGGCCACGCATGGCACGCGCTACAAGGCCTTCGCGCAAAGCATGCTCGATTCTCAGGACGAGGCGCGCGAGCTGGAATTCGACCTCGACAACGCCGTACGCCAGCGCGAGGGGATCGAGGCGGCGTGCGCGCCCGTGGTGTGCCCGGCGAGCGGCGCGTCGTGCGGGGTCTGGGTGACGCCCGTGTGGCGTCGCGACGGCCTGCCCGACGTGCGCGCCGACGCGTTCATGCCGGTTGCCGAAAAGCAGGGGCTCGCGGTGTTCGTCTGGATGCAGACGATCGAAGCCGCGCTGGCCGCCGTCGCGTCGGTCCCGCGGCCGACGACCCTCTATCTGCGCCTGCCCGCGCTGGTCCTGACCGATCCGACGTTCAGCATCGAGGTGTTCACGGGCGCGTCGCCCGCCGCGTCGTTCTTGATCGCGGTGTCCGGCGTCGAGCAGTTGCCCGTGCGCGACGGGCTGCGCGACGTGGTCGCGCAGCTCCGCGCCCACGCGATCCGCGTCTTGCTCGCGTTCGATCCCGCCGACGGTGTGCCCACCAGCGAGACCGAGATCGACGGCCTGCTCGTCGAGGGCGCGGGCGTCGCTGCGCTGCCGGCCTCGGAGTTGGCCTGCGGGGTGGCGGCCGGCATCTTCGACGCCGGCGCGCGGCTCGGCTGGCGTCTGGTCGTCGGGGGCGTGGCCACGCGCGAACAGTTCGAGTGGCTGGCCGCATGGCCGGCGCTCGAAGTCTTCGGGCCGTTCGTGGATCGTCGCCCCGACCTGCAACCCGTGCTCGCGGGGCCCGGCGCGGCATGA
- a CDS encoding TetR/AcrR family transcriptional regulator, producing the protein MNASHAAADVRQHILDTAQIIIAGRGFSAVGLNEILQSSSVPKGSFYHYFGSKEAFGEALLESYFAAYMVGIEGLLCRPGLKGAARLMSYWENWLETQANCDPKGKCLAVKLAAEVSDLSEPMRVVLRQGTDRVIARLAQTIDEGRIDGSLPTHLAAHATATTLYQLWLGASLRAKITRDSAPLDAALVATRQLLGLPA; encoded by the coding sequence ATGAACGCCTCCCACGCCGCCGCCGATGTCCGCCAGCACATCCTCGACACCGCACAGATCATCATCGCGGGCCGGGGCTTCTCGGCCGTCGGCCTGAACGAAATCCTGCAATCCTCAAGTGTGCCGAAGGGCTCGTTCTACCACTACTTCGGCTCGAAGGAGGCGTTCGGCGAGGCGTTGCTGGAAAGCTACTTCGCCGCCTACATGGTGGGCATCGAAGGCCTGCTGTGCCGCCCGGGGCTGAAGGGCGCGGCCCGCCTGATGAGCTACTGGGAAAACTGGCTCGAGACGCAGGCGAATTGCGACCCGAAAGGCAAATGCCTCGCAGTGAAGCTCGCGGCCGAAGTCAGCGACCTGTCGGAGCCGATGCGCGTCGTGCTCAGACAGGGTACGGATCGCGTGATCGCCCGGCTCGCGCAGACCATCGACGAAGGCCGCATCGACGGCTCGCTGCCCACCCATCTCGCGGCGCACGCCACCGCCACCACGCTCTACCAGCTGTGGCTGGGCGCCAGCCTGCGCGCCAAGATCACCCGCGACAGCGCGCCGCTCGATGCCGCGCTGGTCGCCACCCGGCAATTGCTGGGGCTGCCCGCCTGA
- the pxpA gene encoding 5-oxoprolinase subunit PxpA yields the protein MHTIDLNVDLGEGCDNDIPLLDHATSINVACGWHAGDAVTMRTLAAAAAQRGIAIGAHPGYPDRAHFGRRSMALPPDEIYAGVLYQVGALAAIVKALGAGARLAHVKPHGALYHDAERRSEVAEAIVAAVRDLDPSLVMFGLAGGELIAAARRAGLATASEAFADRGYLPDGTLIPRSEPDALISRVEEITQRAVELVKHGRVRGRGGDWTPVRADTLCLHGDGPHALEFAAQIGAAMRSAQVRIARRPVSPRMPVLQ from the coding sequence GTGCACACAATCGATTTGAATGTCGATCTGGGCGAAGGATGCGACAACGACATCCCGCTGCTCGACCACGCGACGTCGATCAACGTCGCCTGCGGCTGGCATGCCGGCGATGCGGTCACGATGCGCACGCTCGCCGCGGCCGCGGCGCAACGCGGCATCGCGATCGGCGCGCATCCCGGCTATCCGGACCGCGCGCATTTCGGGCGTCGGTCCATGGCGCTGCCGCCCGACGAGATCTATGCGGGCGTGCTGTACCAGGTCGGCGCGCTCGCGGCGATCGTCAAGGCGCTGGGCGCGGGGGCGCGCCTCGCGCACGTGAAGCCGCACGGCGCGCTGTATCACGACGCGGAGCGCCGTTCCGAGGTGGCCGAGGCGATCGTCGCCGCGGTGCGCGACCTCGATCCTTCGCTCGTGATGTTCGGGCTGGCGGGCGGCGAACTTATCGCGGCGGCGCGCCGCGCGGGGCTCGCGACCGCCAGCGAGGCTTTCGCGGATCGCGGCTACCTGCCGGACGGCACGCTCATTCCGCGCTCGGAACCGGATGCGCTGATCAGCCGCGTCGAGGAGATCACGCAGCGGGCGGTGGAGCTGGTGAAGCACGGCCGCGTGCGCGGGCGGGGCGGCGACTGGACGCCGGTGCGGGCCGACACGCTGTGCCTGCACGGCGACGGGCCGCATGCGCTCGAATTCGCCGCTCAGATCGGCGCGGCGATGCGTTCGGCCCAGGTCCGCATCGCACGCCGCCCGGTCAGCCCGCGCATGCCGGTGCTTCAATAG
- a CDS encoding H-NS histone family protein: MSTANQETYLELKARLRSIDEAVEVAKKRETEQAIMRIQQTILEYGLTARDIFGRRKMNGDRDRRYGRVRAKYVNPTTGETWTGRGRPPRWIAGQNFDHFLIGRAA, translated from the coding sequence ATGAGTACAGCTAATCAAGAAACCTATCTGGAATTGAAAGCCAGGCTGCGATCCATCGACGAGGCCGTCGAGGTCGCCAAGAAGCGCGAAACCGAACAGGCCATCATGCGGATCCAGCAGACCATCCTCGAATATGGTCTCACCGCGAGGGATATCTTCGGCAGAAGGAAGATGAACGGCGACCGCGACCGGCGCTACGGCCGCGTCCGCGCGAAGTACGTCAACCCGACCACGGGCGAGACGTGGACGGGCCGGGGTCGGCCGCCGCGCTGGATCGCCGGGCAGAACTTCGATCATTTTTTGATCGGGCGCGCGGCTTGA
- a CDS encoding LLM class flavin-dependent oxidoreductase — MTESKRLILLAMPSTHAGAWRYPGAAPDFHRSFAHMKWFARTLEQGRFDGLFLPDSLAVRAGAVDALMRSASVATLDPLTLLPALSAVTEHIGLIATASTTYNAPYMLARRLASLDVISGGRAGWNLVTSSNPNEAANFGADDHLEHGARYRRAREFSDVMNGLWESWDETAFCTDAERGIYFDPEKLHVLDHRGPHFTVRGPLNVARPVQGRPVIVQAGASEAGKQIAAETAELIFTYQTDLASARGFHADMQSRAAAAGRPARLKILPAVLVVLGDSLAQAQRKRARLDELVDDASSLATLSIALGHDISRCDPAGPLPEMPESNASKSGRDRVVQLARRENLSVLALARRICGYQGLEMVGTAGMVADQMQQWLRHDAADGFNILFSHLPGGASEFVEQVVPILQQRGLLRQDYEGRTFRENLGLAMPRDGYSRR, encoded by the coding sequence ATGACTGAATCCAAACGACTCATCCTGCTGGCCATGCCCAGCACTCACGCGGGCGCATGGCGCTATCCCGGCGCGGCGCCGGATTTCCACCGCAGCTTCGCGCACATGAAATGGTTCGCCCGGACGCTGGAGCAAGGCCGGTTCGACGGCCTCTTCCTGCCCGATTCACTTGCGGTGCGCGCGGGGGCCGTCGATGCGCTCATGCGCAGCGCCAGCGTGGCGACGCTGGATCCGTTGACGCTGCTCCCCGCCCTCTCGGCCGTGACCGAGCACATCGGCCTGATCGCCACGGCCAGCACCACGTACAACGCGCCCTACATGCTCGCGCGCCGGCTCGCTTCGCTCGATGTCATCAGCGGCGGACGGGCGGGCTGGAACCTCGTCACGTCCAGCAATCCCAACGAGGCCGCCAATTTCGGCGCGGACGACCATCTCGAGCACGGCGCGCGCTATCGACGCGCGCGCGAGTTCTCCGACGTGATGAACGGGCTGTGGGAAAGCTGGGATGAAACGGCGTTCTGCACGGACGCCGAGCGCGGCATCTATTTCGATCCCGAGAAGCTGCACGTGCTCGATCATCGCGGGCCGCACTTCACGGTGCGCGGCCCCCTGAACGTCGCGCGCCCCGTCCAAGGGCGCCCCGTCATCGTGCAGGCGGGCGCGTCGGAAGCCGGCAAGCAGATCGCGGCGGAGACGGCGGAACTCATCTTCACCTACCAGACCGACCTGGCATCGGCCCGGGGTTTCCATGCCGACATGCAGTCACGCGCCGCGGCGGCGGGCCGTCCGGCGCGCTTGAAGATCCTGCCCGCCGTGCTGGTCGTCCTGGGCGACAGTCTCGCGCAGGCGCAGCGAAAACGCGCGCGTCTCGACGAGCTCGTCGACGACGCGAGCAGCCTCGCGACGCTGTCCATCGCGCTGGGTCATGACATATCCCGCTGCGACCCGGCCGGCCCGCTTCCGGAGATGCCGGAAAGCAATGCGAGCAAGAGCGGCCGCGACCGCGTGGTGCAGCTCGCGCGGCGCGAGAACCTGAGCGTCCTGGCGCTCGCGCGGCGGATCTGCGGCTACCAGGGTTTGGAGATGGTGGGCACGGCCGGGATGGTGGCGGATCAGATGCAGCAATGGCTGCGACACGACGCGGCCGACGGCTTCAACATCCTGTTTTCGCATCTGCCGGGCGGCGCGAGCGAGTTCGTCGAGCAGGTGGTGCCGATCCTCCAGCAGCGCGGGCTGCTCAGGCAGGATTACGAGGGCCGAACCTTCAGGGAGAATCTCGGGCTGGCGATGCCGCGAGACGGCTACTCGCGGCGTTGA